Below is a genomic region from Flexivirga aerilata.
GGTGTCCATCTCGACGTAGTACTCACACGCCGACGGGCCCTGCACGAACTGGCTCTTCTTCTGACCGGTCACCTGAGCCGCGAGCGAGGAGTCGATCGGGTTGACGTCCACCGAGGTGGAGCCGGTGCCGCTGTTGTTCAGGATCTGCTGCTGGCTCTGCAGCGCGGTGGCGTTGAAGTTGACCTGGATCTTGTCCGGGTACTGGTGCCGCGACGGGTCGGTCTTGGGGTCCCAGTTGGAGTTCTTGGAGACGATCAGCTTCTGGCCCTTGGTGTAGGAGTCGACCTTGTAGGGGCCAGTCGTGAGCGGCTTCAGCTGGTAGTTGGCCTGGGTGTCCTTGGCCTGCGGGATCGGGCTGAACTGCGGGAAGGTGGCGAAGAAGTTGAACGTCGGCATCTTCTTGCTCAGGTGGAAGACCAGCGTGTCGCTGCCCTCGGTGGTGACGCCGGGGAACGCACCCTTGTCCTTGAACGGGCCCTTGTACTTGTCGCCGCCCTTCAGGAACTCCATCTGGTACTGCGTGCCGTTGGCCGCGACGGTGTCGGTCGCGAAGGAGCGCTTGATCGCGTAGACGTAGTCCTCCAGCTTGACCGGGCTGCCGTCGGAGTACTTGATGCCGCTCTTGACCTTGAACTTCCAGGTCATGCCGTCGGCGGACGGCTGGCCGAGGTCGGTCGCGAGGTCCGGCACCAGGACGGCCTTGCCGTTGATGATCTTGTACTGCGTCAGCGTGCGGTAGAGCAGGTCACCGGCGATCGAACCGGAGTCGGTGTAGTAGATGCCCGACGGGTCCATCGTCGGCGGCGCACTCGCGTCGTTGATGTAGATGGTGCCGCCGGTCTTGGCGCCGGCGACCGCCGGGGCGGGACCGGTTGCCTTGGCGTCCTGGCCGAGTTCGGCGGCCTTGCTGTTCTCGGCATTCAGCGACGAGTTGGCGGCGCCGCCGTCACCTGACTTGTTGCTGCTTCCTCCCGGGCCGCTGCTGCTGCATGCGGCCAGCGTGAGAGCCAGCACACCGGACGTCGACAGCGCGACAAGCTTGGTCCTGCGCATCGTGAGTTCTCCTTGTTTTGTGCGTCCGGCGGTTGCCGGGGTCCTTGGGGTTGTTATCGGCGGGTGTTCGGGTTGAAGGCGTCGGAGACGGCGTCGCCGAGCAGGCTGAGGCAGAGCACGAGGATCAGGAGGCCGAGCAGCGGCACCAGCAGCGGCAGCGCGAAGTTCTGCATCTGCTGCTGCGCGAGCGAGATGTCCAGGCCCCAGTCGGCGGTCGGCGCGGTGAGCCCGACGCCGAGGTAGGACAGCCCCGCCTCGATGCCGATGTAGGCCGGGATCGCGGTGGTGATCGAGACCAGGATGATGCTCGTGAGATTGGGCAGGATCTCCTTGAAGAGCAGCCGCGGCGTCGGGGAGCCGAGCGCCCGCGCGGCCTGCACGAACTCGCGCTGACGCATCGCGAGGACCTCGCCGCGCACCAGGCGGCAGGTGCTGGCCCAGCCGAAGCCGACCAGCACGATCATCATCACCACGACGCGCACGACCTGGGTCTGCGACTGCGTCGGCTCGTTGCCGATGAACCACTGCGAGAGCACCGGCACGAGCGCGATCGCGAAGAGCAGCACCGGCAGCGACAGCACGAAGTCGACCAGCCAGCCGATGACGGTGTCCCAGAGGCCGCCGAAGAAGCCGGAGAGCAGACCCAGCACGACGCCGATGATGGTGGTCAGGATCGCGGCCGAGATGGCGATCAGGAACGACGGCCGGATGCCGTAGACGAAACGGGCGAACACGTCGTACCCGGTGCCCGCCGTGACACCGAGCCAGTGGTCGGCGTTGGTGTAGAACGTCGGCAGGTTGTCGCCGCCGATGAGGTCGTAGTGCGGCGTCGTCGGCGACTGACCCTCGATGCCGGCCAGCACCGGGGCGAAGATCGCGATGAGCACGAAGAGCAGGACCACACCGAGGCAGACCATCGCGACCTTGTCCCGCCGCAGCCGGGTGAGCGCGATCTGCATCGGCGAGCGGCCTTGGAGGCCACCCTTGCCGCCGCCCTTGCCCTCGGTCAGCGAACCCTTGCTGCCGGCGGCCGACTCGGTCGCGGCCACCTCCTGCAGCGTCTCGTTGACGCCACCGGGTCCAGCGGTCATCGATCCTCCAGGTCAATCGACGTAACTACAACACGTACACAAATCCGGGCATCCGCGATCGACGGACACCGATGTCGAATGGTGGTCACACCCTTGTGCGCCCCCGCCCGATGTGACCTGACTAACTTGCCACACGCCGGGCGAACGTCCACCTGTGTCCGGCCTAAGGTCACCTAATCGTTACCTTGTGCACTTCCACCGGCTTATCTTGGGCAATCCGTCGTCAGCCGACCCAGATCTGCGCGAAGTCGGGCATGCCGTGGTTGGCGTCGTTGATCACGTTGTGCACCTTGCTACCGAATACGTAGCTGCTCTTGCTGTAGGAAATCGGCATACCGACGAGCTGGGCCGTCATCTTCTTGTCCAGCGCCAGCCACTTCGGTGCCGCGGCCGCCGGATCCATCGCGCTGATCTGCTCGATCTCCTTGTCGATCGCGGCGTCCTTGAGGTTGCCGACCGAGCGCTGCTTCTCGGCGTTGGAGGTGCTGCTGAACAGCTGCGGGTAGATCGAGTCGCCGGACGGCCAGTCGTAGCACCAGGAGCTGATGCCCTGGCCGGCGTTCATCCCACTGTTCGGCGCGACGCGCTTGGCGCTGTACTCCTCCTTGCTCACGCCGACGTCCTTGACCTTGAAGCCGGCCTTGGAGAGGGCGTCCTTCAGCGCGACGTTCGACTGCACCAGCTGCGGGTCGTCGTTGCGGAAGTAGTAGGACAGCTGGAAACCGTCCTTGCCGGCGTCCTTCAGCATCTGCTTGGCCTTGGCCGGGTCGCCCGGTCCCTTGCCGGTCAGCCCGTTGTTGGGCGGGTACGGCGTCATACCCGGCACCTGCGGCGGGGCGTACATCGTCGCTGGGTCGTAGGTCAGGTTGCTCACGCCGCCGGCCTTGCGGATCTGGTCGTAGGGGTAGGCGACCGCGATCGCCTTGCGCACCTCGAACGGGATCTTCTGGGTGTCGAGCGGCCAGTAGGACTCGCACGGCGACGGACCGAAGACGAACTGGTCCTTCTGCGACTTCACCTTGCTGGCGAGCGACGCGTCGACGCCGGTGACGTCGACGGTGGTCGAGCCGGTGCCGCTGTTGGCCAGGATCTGCTGCTGGGTGGTGAGCGCGGTGACGCCGAGCTTGACGTTGATCTCGTTGGGGAATTGGTGCCGGATCGGGTCGGACTTGGCGTCCCAGTTGGGGTTCTTCTCCAGGGTGAACTGCTGGCCCTTGGTGAACGACTTGACCTGGTAGGGCCCGGTCGCGAGCGGCTTGGCCTGGTAGTTGGCCTTGGTGTCGGCGGCCTGCGGGATCGGCGAGGCAGCCGGGAACGCCAGGTAGTAGGGCAGCGTCGGCCATTTGCGGGTCAGGTGGAAGACCACCGTGTCGTCGCCCTGCGCGGTCACACCCTTGAAGTCGGTCTTGGGGTCGGCGATGACGCCCTTGTAGTCCTTGCCACCGACCAGGTATGACGCGAGGTAGCTCGGCGCCGGGCCGTCGCCGCCGAGGTCGGGGTCGAAGGACCGCTTGATCGCGTAGACGTAGTCCTCGGCCTTGACCGGCTGACCGTTGCTGTACTTCATGCCCGGCTTGAGCTTGAAGGTCCAGGTGAGCCCGTCCGCCGACGGCGTGCCGAGGTCGGCGGCCATGTCCGGCACGAGCGTCGGCGTGCCGTCCTTGATCTGGTAGCCGGTCAGGCTGCGGGTCACCAGCTCCGAGAGCGTGGCGATCGACAGCACGTAGTAGGCGCCGGCCGGGTCGAAGGTCGGCGGCGCCGAATCGCCGGTCGTGATCGTGAGGGTGCCGCCGGTCTTGGCGCCCTTGATCTCCGGCGCCGGGCCCTTGACCGACGCGTCCATCGCGGAGTTCTTGGCGGTGCCCCGCGCGGTGCCGCTCGACGCCGCGTCCGACTGGTTGCTACCGGGACCGCTGCTGCTGCACGCTGCCAACGGCATCGCGACTGCAACTGCCGCCACTGCAAGTTTGCTCGACCAACGCATCTTGACGTTCCTCCCGATTCCACCGCGCACCATGCGCCGTGGGCACGGTGTCACGATCGGGACGCCTTGACCGGGCTTTACCCCACTTGAAACGTGATTGTTACTTGTTTACGCCGTGCGCTCACTGTGAGCCGGTGCCGCCGCCCTTGATCACGCCCCGCAGCGAGGCCCAGCGCGGGCCCAGCGACTGCTCCCAGCCGCGATCGGTCGGGTGGTAGTAGTCGGCGTCGACCAGGTCGTCCGGCAGGAACTGCTGTGGTCCGACGCCGCCCGGCTCGTCATGGCTGTAGCGATAGCCGTCGCCGTGGCCGAGCGCGGCTGCCCCGGCATACCCACTGCCACGCAGGTGCGGCGGCACCGCTCCCCCGCGTCCGGCGCGCACGTCCTCGATCGCGGCGTTGATGCCCTTGTAGGACGCGTTGGACTTCGGCGCGAGCGCGTTGTGCACGACCGCCTGTGCCAGGATGATCCGCGCCTCCGGCATGCCGATCTGCGCCACGGCGTGCATCGCCGCGGTCGCGGTCTGCAGGGCGGTCGGGTCGGCCATGCCGACGTCCTCGCTCGCGCTGATGACGATGCGCCGGGCGATGAACCGCGGGTCCTCCCCCGCCTCGAGCATGCGAGCGAGGTAGTGCAGGGAGGCGTCGACGTCACTGCCACGCATCGACTTGATCAGCGCGCTCGCGACGTCGTAGTGCTGATCGCCCGCGCGGTCGTAGCGCACCGCGGCGGTCGCCATCGCCTGCTCGGTGTGGGCGACCTCGATCGACACCGGGCGTTCGGCAC
It encodes:
- a CDS encoding ABC transporter substrate-binding protein, producing the protein MRRTKLVALSTSGVLALTLAACSSSGPGGSSNKSGDGGAANSSLNAENSKAAELGQDAKATGPAPAVAGAKTGGTIYINDASAPPTMDPSGIYYTDSGSIAGDLLYRTLTQYKIINGKAVLVPDLATDLGQPSADGMTWKFKVKSGIKYSDGSPVKLEDYVYAIKRSFATDTVAANGTQYQMEFLKGGDKYKGPFKDKGAFPGVTTEGSDTLVFHLSKKMPTFNFFATFPQFSPIPQAKDTQANYQLKPLTTGPYKVDSYTKGQKLIVSKNSNWDPKTDPSRHQYPDKIQVNFNATALQSQQQILNNSGTGSTSVDVNPIDSSLAAQVTGQKKSQFVQGPSACEYYVEMDTRKIPLEVRKAIAVAYPYNQIRKAQQLASVNFEPATTYAAPSLQGFQKYPPVNNATGEGNGDPAKAKQMLQAAGKSGFELSYYFRNDKPQRVQANNAKKAGLEAAGFKVKDIGISGEEYTTKIADPNAPVNMGQGTPGWCYDWPTGDSVYPPLFNGAGISQGLSVGQFKNPAITAKINQIQQMDPKQAGAQWAALDKQLMSEFLPALPDYYNLSTAVFGTQVKNVVLNPNNSMPKMSEMYVG
- a CDS encoding ABC transporter permease codes for the protein MTAGPGGVNETLQEVAATESAAGSKGSLTEGKGGGKGGLQGRSPMQIALTRLRRDKVAMVCLGVVLLFVLIAIFAPVLAGIEGQSPTTPHYDLIGGDNLPTFYTNADHWLGVTAGTGYDVFARFVYGIRPSFLIAISAAILTTIIGVVLGLLSGFFGGLWDTVIGWLVDFVLSLPVLLFAIALVPVLSQWFIGNEPTQSQTQVVRVVVMMIVLVGFGWASTCRLVRGEVLAMRQREFVQAARALGSPTPRLLFKEILPNLTSIILVSITTAIPAYIGIEAGLSYLGVGLTAPTADWGLDISLAQQQMQNFALPLLVPLLGLLILVLCLSLLGDAVSDAFNPNTRR
- a CDS encoding ABC transporter substrate-binding protein, with amino-acid sequence MAAVAVAMPLAACSSSGPGSNQSDAASSGTARGTAKNSAMDASVKGPAPEIKGAKTGGTLTITTGDSAPPTFDPAGAYYVLSIATLSELVTRSLTGYQIKDGTPTLVPDMAADLGTPSADGLTWTFKLKPGMKYSNGQPVKAEDYVYAIKRSFDPDLGGDGPAPSYLASYLVGGKDYKGVIADPKTDFKGVTAQGDDTVVFHLTRKWPTLPYYLAFPAASPIPQAADTKANYQAKPLATGPYQVKSFTKGQQFTLEKNPNWDAKSDPIRHQFPNEINVKLGVTALTTQQQILANSGTGSTTVDVTGVDASLASKVKSQKDQFVFGPSPCESYWPLDTQKIPFEVRKAIAVAYPYDQIRKAGGVSNLTYDPATMYAPPQVPGMTPYPPNNGLTGKGPGDPAKAKQMLKDAGKDGFQLSYYFRNDDPQLVQSNVALKDALSKAGFKVKDVGVSKEEYSAKRVAPNSGMNAGQGISSWCYDWPSGDSIYPQLFSSTSNAEKQRSVGNLKDAAIDKEIEQISAMDPAAAAPKWLALDKKMTAQLVGMPISYSKSSYVFGSKVHNVINDANHGMPDFAQIWVG